TTACAACTACAAGAAATTGAATTCGTGGATGAATCATAAGTTACAAGATGATGGGAAGTCTTACCATATGGTGTAACTCTGTAAATCACTTGATTTCCTAATTCACCATCAACTTCCCATTCACAATCAATCCCTTTGCATAGCTCGTCCTTAAATTTTTCATACATTTCATGCGTATATATACTTGCTGCATGCTGTAAAATCTTACAAGGGAATGTCATTGCCGGTGTACTTTGATTGCCTCTAAAATCTGCTACGGATTCATCATAGCGACGATCATCTAACAGCCTTTGGAAGTGTTCAAAAAATTCAAGTAAGTCATGTTTATAACTTACATACTTCTTTATGACACTGTTCATGGACTCACTTCGTTGGGTTGTGGTCATATCAGCACAGAAGGTTTCTCTCCCATACACTAAAGCCCATTTCTCTTTTATATCAAACATTTTCTTCAACCACTTGTTGTTTTTCAGACCATCCATTTTTAACATTTCACTCCAttcttcaaaaaaatcattctcATTTTCAGAGTCATATATGCAGTGACTAAAATCTGccgtaaaattttga
Above is a genomic segment from Coffea eugenioides isolate CCC68of chromosome 5, Ceug_1.0, whole genome shotgun sequence containing:
- the LOC113771154 gene encoding protein FAR1-RELATED SEQUENCE 1-like translates to MDGLKNNKWLKKMFDIKEKWALVYGRETFCADMTTTQRSESMNSVIKKYVSYKHDLLEFFEHFQRLLDDRRYDESVADFRGNQSTPAMTFPCKILQHAASIYTHEMYEKFKDELCKGIDCEWEVDGELGNQVIYRVTPYGKTSHHLVTYDSSTNSISCSCKKFEFARFLCSHALKILMTLNIVKIPDAYILKRWTKVAKTGNVHVSSESSPEMELKAKLSFRYKELSYLYMQLMTKASECDEAYQITKDGF